The segment AACCCGCCCCGCCCCCACCGGAAGCACCCGTTCCTCCACCGGAAGTCCCCCTCCCTCAAGCACCGGAAGCGACCCCTCCGACCCGGAAGTCCAAAAGCAAAGGGCCCTACGTGTGCGCTCAGTGCGCCAAAGAGTTCAAGAACGGTTACAACCTGCGGCGCCATCAAGCCACGCACGGCGCCAGACCTCCCGCCCTCATGGGGGCGCTGTCGCAAGGCTCGAGCGCCGCTGCCGTCTCGTTGCTCCCGGACGGCAGCACCGCTTCGAGTCCTCCAATCCTCATGGGGGCGCTGTCGGACGGGACGACCGGAAGCGGCGCCGGAAGCGCCCGCAAACGGAAGAGCCA is part of the Meleagris gallopavo isolate NT-WF06-2002-E0010 breed Aviagen turkey brand Nicholas breeding stock unplaced genomic scaffold, Turkey_5.1 ChrUn_random_7180001948888, whole genome shotgun sequence genome and harbors:
- the MAZ gene encoding myc-associated zinc finger protein yields the protein APPPPEAPVPPPEVPLPQAPEATPPTRKSKSKGPYVCAQCAKEFKNGYNLRRHQATHGARPPALMGALSQGSSAAAVSLLPDGSTASSPPILMGALSDGTTGSGAGSARKRKSHACEACGKAFRDVYHLRRHRLAHSDERPFQCPVCQQRFKRKDRMGHHLRGHQGAVHRPYACAHCPKAFSR